In the Populus trichocarpa isolate Nisqually-1 chromosome 1, P.trichocarpa_v4.1, whole genome shotgun sequence genome, one interval contains:
- the LOC7478643 gene encoding probable protein phosphatase 2C 63 codes for MMLRSCYRPLERCFGRVAGGGGDGLMWHADLKQHASGDYSIAVVQANSNLEDQSQVFTSPSATYVGVYDGHGGPEASRFVNKHMFPFMHKFAKEHGGLSADVIKKAFNATEEEFCHLVKRSLPLKPQIASVGSCCLVGAISNDVLYVANLGDSRAVLGRRVDEDKKKTVVAERLSTDHNVAVEEVRKEVEALHPDDSHIVVYTRGVWRIKGIIQVSRSIGDVYLKKPEFNRDPIYQQFGNPIPLKRPVMTAEPSIVFRKLRSEDLFLIFASDGLWEQLTDEAAVEIVFKNPRAGIAKRLVRAAIQEAAKKREMRYNDIKKIEKGIRRHFHDDITVIVIYLDHQKGSSNGRLKNNAIGCTSAPVDIFSRDADQAEADMLQTIS; via the exons ATGATGTTGAGATCGTGTTACAGACCGTTGGAGAGGTGTTTTGGTCGGGTAgcaggtggtggtggtgatggatTGATGTGGCATGCGGATTTGAAACAACATGCTTCTGGTGATTATTCAATAGCGGTTGTCCAAGCCAATTCTAATTTAGAAGATCAAAGTCAGGTTTTTACGTCTCCGTCCGCTACTTATGTTGGTGTTTATGATGGTCATGGTGGTCCTGAAGCTTCCCGGTTTGTTAATAAACATATGTTTCCTTTCATGCATA AATTTGCTAAGGAGCATGGGGGGTTATCAGCTGATGTCATAAAGAAGGCTTTTAATGCAACTGAAGAGGAATTTTGCCATTTAGTGAAGCGATCATTACCTTTGAAGCCGCAGATTGCTTCAGTTGGATCGTGTTGTTTGGTTGGTGCAATTTCAAATGATGTGTTATATGTTGCAAATCTCGGGGATTCTAGGGCAGTTCTTGGCCGAAGAGTTGACgaggataagaaaaaaacagtagTGGCAGAAAGGTTATCGACTGATCACAACGTTGCTGTTGAAGAGGTGAGAAAGGAGGTTGAGGCACTTCATCCTGATGATTCACATATTGTAGTCTATACTCGTGGAGTTTGGAGAATTAAGGGCATAATCCAG GTATCCAGATCCATTGGTGATGTGTATCTGAAGAAACCAGAGTTTAACAGGGACCCAATTTATCAGCAGTTTGGTAACCCTATTCCTTTGAAACGGCCAGTAATGACAGCAGAACCTTCCATTGTTTTTAGAAAGTTGAGGTCAGAAGACTTGTTCCTGATATTTGCTTCAGATGGTCTCTGGGAACAATTAACCGACGAAGCAGCTGTAGAGATTGTTTTCAAGAACCCTAGAGCT GGGATTGCCAAGAGATTGGTTAGAGCTGCTATTCAGGAAGctgcaaagaaaagagagatgaGATATAATGAcattaagaaaattgaaaagggAATACGAAGGCATTTTCATGATGACATCACTGTGATTGTAATTTACCTTGATCACCAAAAAGGTTCTTCCAATGGTAGATTAAAGAACAATGCCATTGGCTGCACCAGCGCTCCAGTCGACATTTTCTCCCGTGACGCAGATCAAGCGGAGGCAGACATGCTTCAaacaatttcttga